The Candidatus Desulfovibrio trichonymphae region GAACGAATGCTTCTTTTTTCTTTCCCAGAGTGTTATACAGCAGCATGATGAACCTTGAGGTTTTTATTGTTAACTGCCCGCGTCCGGGGCAAGCTGGTTGACGCGCCGCGCATGACGGCCACCTGCAAAATTGTTTTCCAAAAAAGCGGCGACAATGGCGAAGGCAAGTTCCACTCCGGTGATTTTGGCTCCGAGGCAGAGTACATTGGCGTTATTGTGGCGGCGGGCAAGCTTCGCATGCAGTTCAGTAGTGCAGAGCGCCGCTCTGATTGCCGCATGCCGGTTGGCGGCCATGGACATACCTATGCCGGAGCCGCAGAGCAAAACGCCTGTTTCTGTTTCAGATTGCACAGCATTGCAGAGTCGGTGCGCAAATTGTGGATAGTCGCAACTTTCTTCTGAATAAGTGCCGTGGTCAATAATTTCGTAACCAAGTTCAGTTAAGTGCCGCGCCAGTGTCATTTTTAGTGCAAAGCCGGCGTGGTCCGCCGCAAGATGAACGCGTTGCATGAAACCTCCGGAAACGTGCTTACGTCAGGGTCAGGCTAAAAACGTTGGCTTTTGTATTGGGCCAGAGGCCAAAGCGGCGTGTTTTCGGGCAGCGCAAGCCGCATTTGTTCGTCAGTGAAGCGGATAGTCGGATTTTCCCTTTCTTTGATAAGCACAATGGCGCGTTTGCCGTTGTCGTTTGTCAGCGAAAGTCTGCGCGGCAGAGGGGGCGTGCTGTCGTTGTAAGCAATTTCCATTGTCCAGCCGCTGGCTGCGTGCCGGTCATCCCGCCAGAGAACAGGCAGGCCGTCTGTGTTCAGCGTCAGGCTGCCGCCTAGTTTGTCGGTAAGGGTGTAGCACATCAGGCCGTTTTGCAGGCCGCCGCTGTCGTTGTATGTTGTTCCAAAAACAAGGGCATAACGACCATTCAGCAGGTTTGCCAGATGCTTGAGGTCAAAAGGCACCGGCATGCCCATCTGTGAAAGTGGTTTTGTCGCCCCTTGGTAAAACCAGGCTTTATTTTCGTTTGGGCTGTAAATTAAAAAATGTTGTCCGTCTTCCAGAATTCTGGCCGCAACAGCGCCGACTCCAGCCATGACGTCCATACGCAATTTGTCGTCGCCGTTTCCCCAGAATAGGGCAGTGACCCTGCGGGTGTCATCGGCAGTGCCGAAACGCAGACTCATTTGTAAACGGTATGGCGGATACGCAGGTGTTGTGTTTGATGCAGTAAATTTTTGCCAGCGGGCAGCCGCCGCGGTCTGTATTTCCGGGCTTATGTCCGCGGGGTGCTGTTTCGCACATGCGCAGAGAAGCAGTAATACGGCAATAAAATATTTTTTCATAGATTTGAAAGACGCTGCAGCAATGACTCGGCATTTGCGGGTTTAAGATCTAGGGCGTTCTGATATGCCTTGCGGGCCTCATCTTTAAGATTCAAATAAATGGCTATGTCGCCGTAATGTTCCCAGATGGATGGATCAGGGGGTTCGCCCAGCTTGACGGCACGGCGGATCTCAACAAGGGCTTCCTGTGCCTGACCGGATTTAAAAAGCGCCCAGGCAATGGAATCCACAATATATGACTGGTTCGGCGAGAGCTCGTCAGCCCTGATCAGCAGTTTCAGGGCTCTGTCCAGATCGCGATTTTCTTCAGCCAGTGTGTAGCCTACATAGTTGAGCGCATGAAAATTGTCCGGCTGTGTTTCAAGAATTTTTTCAATGACGTCGAAAGCGTTTTTTTTGTCGCCTGTTTCGTCCAGCAGCGAACCCAGCAGAAGATGAAATTCCATATTGTCCGGCCAAAGTTTTTGGGCGTTGCGGGCAATGTCAAGAGCTTCCGGTATGTGTTTTGCACGGGCCAACAGACGGATTTCAATCTCCCAAAAAACGGATATGTCGGCAAAATCGCGCTGTCCCTTGCGGGTTGATTCAAGCGCGGCCTTTTCCTGACCGGCGTCTGCCAGCAGTTGTGTGCGCAATAATTGCGCCTGACCTGCACTGCTGCTTGCGGGAGGGACATTGTCAAGCAAGGAGAGCGCCATGTTGAGATCGCGCCGTTGCCGGTAGGCCATATCTGCAAGCCTAATGTGGACATCACCTGTCTGATCGCCCTCGGCGGCAATTTGTTTAAGGAGGCTTTCAGCCTGAAGGTAGTGGCGTGAATCCATAAACATGTCGGCAACAGTAAGACGAAACTGTTTTGCGTTCGGGCCGAGATTTATATATCGAAGTGCTCTTTCCGGCTGGTTCAGCCTCAGGGAAATATTGACCAGACGCAGCAGAACATCCTGTGGAGAAAAGTTGAGCTTGAGAAGGCGTTCATAAATTTTTCGCGCTTCCGGCAGATTTTGGCGCTGTTCATAAGCAAAGGCCAGTTCCACGAGAGCTTCCACAAAGTCGGGCTGTTCCTTGACGGCCTCCTGGAGGTAGGAAATGGCCTCGCCCTGTCGCTGCATGCCTATGAGGGTTCTTGCCTGATAATAATTTACAAGTGGGGAACGTTTCTTGTGCGGAATGGTTTTGAGCAGATTTTCGGCTTCTGCAAATTTTTTAACTTTGACGAGCAGCAGGGCAAGCTTCAGGCTCGCATCAAAAGAGTCGGGGTGTTTCCCCAGATAAGCGCGCATCAAGTCCACGCCCTGATGCGGCGCACCGTTGTTGATGAGTGCCTCGGCATTCAGCAGATTAAGCGCAATGTCATCCGGCCAGACAGCAAGCGCGTCTTGAAGAAAAGGCAAAATAATGGATGAGTTGCGGCTCATCAGCCACACACCGCCTTCCAGCCATGACCTGATCGGCAGTTTTGTCAACCTCATCATGCCCCTGGCTTGATCAAGCGCGTTTTCATCCTCATTATTCATGGCTTGGGCAAAAATCAGATAAGCATACGTGCTTTGTGCTTCAGGAGAAAGTTCCGTCTCTACTGAAAGGGGCGTCATGCCTTGTGGAATGCCGTCACCCGTTTCGGTTTGCCGGGCGACAGCAGGAGTATCGGCATCATGGGGCGATGCGTTTTCCCACGATTTGTTGCCAGTGCAGCCGCTGCAGCCTGAAAAAAATACGGCAGAAGTGGCAAGCGGGAGCGCGCAGAGAATGGCAAGCGTCGTATGTTTCATTTTATGTCTGTATCCATTCATCTGAAAAATCATTTATATTTTGAGAGAGATGACGGCGGATTTTTTCCAGCAGCCGGGCTTCAAGCTGTCGGACGCGTTCTCGTGTGATGCTATACCGTTCGCCTATTTCGCGCAAGGTTACAGGTTCGTCTGTGAGCAGGCGATTGCGCAAAATATAGAGTTCTTTTTTATTGAGTTCGGGTATGATTGCTTTAAGGCGCGAGCGGACGATATCCGTTATTTCATCACTGGCCAGACTGTGTTCAATACCGGGCCCGAGGGCTGGGAGAAAGTCCATGCGTGTGGCGCCGCCTGCATCTTCTCCTACCGGCACATTGAGGGAAAGGTCAGTGGACGAGAGGCGCTGGTCCATCTCAACAATCTGATCTTCGCTTACGCCGAGTTTTGTGGAAAGCATGGCGTTATCAGGGTTATAGCCTTGAGCTATCAGTTTTTGCCGTTCCCGGTTGAGGTTATAAAAGAGTTTGCGCTGCACCTGAGTAGTCCCGATTTTGACCATGCGCCAGTTGTCCATGATAAATTTCAAAATATATGCCTTGATCCAGAAAGAGGCATAGTAAGAAAATTTGATGCCCTTATCCGGATCAAATTTGTTGACGGCGCGCATCAAACCCACATTGCCTTCCTGCACCAGATCGAGCACGTTCTGCATCCAGCGACGCTGGAAATCCATGGCAATGCGGACTACAAGCCGCAGATGGGAGGAAATAAGACGGAAGGCTGCGTCCGGGTCATTGTGATCACGCACGCGCAGCGCTATAGCATGCTCCTCTTCTGGAGTGAGCATGGGGAATCGGCCTATTTCGCGCAAATATAGATACAGGCTGTCGCGTTCGCCGGCGAGTGTGGGCAAGCGGGATACAGAGGGCGCGGGCAGGGCTGGAGATGCGTCAACAATGACGTCAGGTTCAAGCAGGTCTTCAGACTGGACATCCGATGGATCGAGCATGTCGTCTGCATCAACCGCAACGTTTTCTGACGGCGGAATGATTTCAACCGCTGTTTCAACATCTATCTTGCTATTTTTTTTCATTTTCATCATACTTGATCAAAAGGATTTAAAATCGGAACAGCATACTATCATATAGTTTTCGTTTGTTCTTTTCAATATTTTTCAGTATGGACCAAATCGAAGACTGTGTAAAACGATTTATCACAGGCGGCAGAGATGACATTTAGACAGGCGATTGCTTCCGGGCGGTCGCTTTTGTTCGACGGCGCCATGGGCACGCTGTTGCAAACTTCAGGAATGCCGCCTGGCGTGACTCCAGAGATGTTTTGTCTCAATAATCCAAATAGGTTGCTGTCTATTCATACGGAGTATCTGAACGCGGGGGTGGATGTGCTGACATCCTGCACCTTTGGCGGCAATGCTTTCAAACTGCCGCCGGAAACAAATGTTGCGGATGTCAACAAACGTATGGTCGAAGTGGCCCGCGAAGCCGGACACGGCTGCGGCAGGCCGTTTTGGGTGGCCGGCAATGTTGGGCCGAGCGGGCAGTTTATGAAGCCTCTCGGGTCGCTGGATCCGCAAGAGCTTATTGCGGCCTTTGCCCTTCAGGTCAGAGGGCTTGCTACTGGCGGCGCGGATGTGATTTTTATTGAAACACAGTTTGATCTGGCTGAGGCCAGAGCCGCTGTTGTTGCGACGAGGCAGGAATGTGACCTGCCGATCATTGTTTCCATGACATTCGATCAGGGGGTGAACCTGACAGGTTCGACGCCGGCTGTTTTTGCAGAAACCATGCAGAATATGAGTGTAGATGTGGTGGGTGTCAATTGCAGTTCAGGCCCGGTACAGATGCGGGCTGTCATTGAAGATTTGCTTGCCGTCTGTTCCTGCCCTGTTATGGCCGAACCCAACGCCGGCCTTCCGGAATTGCGCGGTGATGTCACGATTTTCCCTATGGGGCCACAAGACTTTGCTCGCGAAACAGCTTTTTTTGCCGGGCTTGGGGTGCGCCTGCTTGGCGGTTGCTGCGGCACATCACCTGAGCATTTGTCTGCGTTGTGCGATGCGCTGCGCGACATGCGTTGTGAAAAAGTGCAACCGCCTGCATACTCCGGCATTTGTTTGACAAGCCGTTCTTGTTTGGTGCGCATCGGTCCGGATGAGCCGCTTGTTGTTATCGGCGAACGTATCAACCCGACCGGGAAAAAGGATTTGACGCGTGAGCTGCAGGATAGCCGTTTTGCCGCAGCGTTGCAGTTGGCCGATGAACAGGCGCGCGCCGGTGCACGCGTGCTGGATGTGAATGTGGGGGCGTCGTTGGCGGACGAGGCAAGCCTTTTGCCTGAACTTGTGAAACTTTTGTCCGTGCACCTGCCTCTGCCGCTCTCTTTGGATTCCTCCAATATTGAGGCTATTGCCCGCGCCTTGCCGTGGTGCCCCGGTTCTTTTTTGGTTAACTCCGTAAGCGGAGAGCCGGACTGTATGGAACGGCTCGGCCCGCTGTGCCGTGATTTTGGATCGCCGTTTATTCTTCTGCCGCTGAAGGGCGCGGCATTGCCGGTCAAGGCAGCGGAGCGCATACGTATTTTGGAGGATATGCTTTTGCAAGCTGAATGCCTCGGCATACCCAAGCGGCTGGTGATGGTGGACATACTTGCCCTGACGGTTTCCTCTACAAGTGACGGCGGTCGCGAATGTCTTGAGGTTGCGCGTTGGTGTCGCCGTCAGGGGCTGTCCACAACAATAGGCCTTTCAAATATTTCTTTTGGTTTGCCGGCTCGTGATCTGCTGAACACCACATTTTTGTCGCTGGCTTTTGGGGCCGGTCTCAATTCCTGCATCGCCAACCCTTCAATGCCCCGTCTGCGTGAGGCGGTAGACGCGCTTGCCGTGCTTTGCAATCACGATAAGAGGGCCGTTGCGTTCATCGGGCGGTATACGGGCTGGAAACATGCTGGCGGTTGCGCTATTGTTGCCAACGGCACGGTTGAAGCCGCCAAAAGCTTGGGCGAAGCCGTGCTGACCGGCGACAGGGAAAATGTGCTTGATTTTCTCAATGCGGAACTTGAGTCCGGGGCAGATCCTTTTATTCTCGTACAGAAAACCTTGATTCCCGCCATTACAGAAGTGGGCGTCCGTTATGAACGGCGGGAGTATTTTCTGCCGCAGCTGATCCGCGCCGCAGAGACCATGCAGGTGGCCTTTGCATATTTGAAGCCGCGCCTTGAGGCCCGGCGCGGTGTTGAGGCGCCTCCCGTAGTGGTTATGGCCACAGTGAAAGGGGATATTCACGACATCGGCAAGAATATTGTGACGCTAATGCTCGGCAATCACGGCTTTGACGTAATAGATGCCGGCAAGGATCTGTCTGCAGAATCCATCGTGTCTTGCGCTGAACGGCATAAGGCACGTATTGTCGGCCTGTCGGCGCTTATGACAACAACCATGATACGCATGGAAGACACTATACGTCTGATTAAGGAACGTGGTTTGCCCATCAAGGTCATGGTGGGCGGAGCCGCTGTTACTCAAGCTTTCGCTGACGTTATTGGAGCCGACGCCTATTCCGATGATGCTGTTGGCGCTGTGCGCGAGGCCAAAAAATTGTTGTAAGGTTTGTCATAAATTTTTTGTTTTTTACTGTGTCTATACAGGAACAGTGGAGGGGAAATGTCGTGGCGCCGTTTGTAAAGAGCATGGGTATCTTTTATTTCGGAGACGGCGTGCTGATGGTTTCAGAACCAGGAACAATATAGTGTTCGACAAACTTCTGGATCGGCAATGATGGAACATTTTATAACGCGCAAGGCGCATCAGGACGACGTGAAGGCTATGCACGGCCTGTTGTTGCGGTGCGCGCAAAAGGGTCTTTTGCTGCCGCGCGCCCTGAGTTATCTGTATGGGCATATACGCAATTTTTATGTGGCGGAATCAGGTAATGGCGAATTGGCGGCTTGCTGTGCACTTGCGCCGGTGTGGGAGGATCTGGGTGAAATCTGTTCTCTTGTAGTAAAGGATGAACATCTCCGCAAGGGACTCGGACGGAGACTCGTTGATGCGTGCGTCAGTGAATGCCGCGAACTGCATTTGAAAAAAATTTTTGCCCTAACCTACCAGGAAACCTTCTTCACCCGCTTAGGTTTCTCTGTTGTGGAGAAAAGTGTTTTACCGCAAAAAATATGGGCTGATTGCGTCAATTGTCCTAAATATCCGGATTGTGACGAAATAGCTGTGTTATTGGATGTCTCGGCTTCTGGAGGAGAAACAAGAACCCTTCTCCCCGGCTTGCGGGAGTGAAGAGACTTTGTTCGGCGCAGGGGATGGGTATGACTGAAACGTTGCGGTGTAAACAGATCAAGCCAGTGTTCAGCCCGGAAAAGATAGCAGTTCGCGTGCGGGAACTGTTTGCAGCGATCTTAAGGATGCAGAGACGGATCTGTGTGACAAGCATGTGTTGATGGTGGAAGATGTGGTCGACAGCGGACGCAGCATGCGTTTTTTGCTTGATGTATTTGCCGCGTGACGCTGCGCAGTCTGCGTCTGGCCGCTCTGGTGGACAAGCAGGAGCGGCGGGAAATTGAACAGCGGCTTTATAGTGGGTTATGGCCTTGATTACGCGGGATCCGGGCGCGCGTTGCCCGGCGTTTGTGAGATCATAGCGGAGTAGAGTGCCAAATGGAAATTCAATGTCCAAAGTGTGAAAGCAGGTTCAACTTGCCTGACGGTGTTGCCGGCGCCGGCGTGAAGTTGCGCTGTTCCGTCTGTAAAACGGTTTTTGTCTATGCAGCGCCGAAACCAGCGATGCCGGAACCGGCAAAAAATGCAAAAGAGATGGACAAGGCCGCAGTCCCGGCGAAAACGTCCAACTTGCCGTTTGGCCGCACTCTCAGATTCGTCCTTATTTTGGCGCTCTGCCTTGCTGGCTGCGCTGGCGGCTATTATTATTGGCATAAACTGAGCAATGCTCCAAAGCCGCAGGAGCAGGTGCCTATGCTTACCCTGCGCAATGTGCGCTGGTATTATGTAGATAACGAGAAGAACGGCAGAATTTTTGTGATTGAAGGCAAGGTGGTGAACGAATTCCCGCGGCCAAAGGCGCTGATTGCCGTGGAGGCGGCCATCTACGACAAGGACAAGAAGCCTCTTTCCGTCAAAAAACAACTGGCTGGCACTCAACTTTCGCTTTTCCAGCTGCAGGTGCTCAGCGACAACGAGATGGAATCCTTTTTAAACAACAAGGTGGAAATTTTTTCCAACAACAACAATGTGCCTTGCGGCGGTGAAGTGCCGTTTATGGCGCTCTTTTACTCGCCTCCAGCCGGCATTGCCGAAGTCGACGTACGCATCGTGGATGTGCAGGATGTGGAACAGCCGGAGAAATAGTATTGCAGAATGGCCGTATGTTATTTGAACAGCTCCCGTCCCCGCGCTTTTTTGCCGATATGGTCTGCCACCTCCACTCCTTTGGGTGGGGTGAAGCTGAAATCCGTTGACTTGAAATGGGCGTCAGGGTTGAAAGAGGTGAAACGCACGTCATTTGTGTTTCCGTAAAAATCGATGATGACGGCCCTGCGTATATATCCTGACGTCGTATCAGACCACAGCATGGTTTCCACCATTTGCGGCGCGGGTTCCCTGGGATAGAGACGCAGCCTGGTCAAAGCGCCGTCACGACCTTCTTGTTTGACATCAAAATCTTTTGTAAGTGCTGCCTGCCCGGTGAGCACCTGGATGATAGTGCGCGAGTCTTTGACCATATCGGGCGGATAACGGTAAACCAGCCCTTCTTCTGGCAGGTAATCCCATATTTCTTTGGACGTGACCACCAGGATTTCCTCATGCGGTTGAGCCGTTTGCCAGCGAATCAGGAGTGGTTTTTGAAACAGCAGAGAGCCGTTGCGTTTTTCCACGACACCGCTTTCTTTGTGTGTCAGAGTCTGTTCAAAGTCGGCGGAGAAGGCATTCAGATCTGTATACCGCTGTTGCATGAGCGCTATAATGTCTGCTGCGCGCGTTACGCCTATCGCCAAACAGAGCACAACGCAAAAAGTGAAGCCTGCGGCAAGCATCGGGAAGACGCGCATAAAGACCTCCGGGTGAAGTTTTTTAAAAACAGGACAACTTCCATGAGAGAGAGCAGAAAGACGCGCGCCGTCACCTGACGACAGGGCGTGGCTTGCTGCCGTCAGCGGGACCGATAATGCCGTCTTTTTCCAGTTGTTCAACAAGACGTGCCGCCCGGTTGAAGCCGATTTTAAATCGACGCTGCACCAGTGAAATAGATGCCCGCCCCTGTTCACTGACGAAGGCCTGCACTTCCTGGTAAAGCGCGTCGCCGCTTGCGTCGTCTCCCCTGTCGTTTTGGCCCTGCGCCGCTGCTCCAGCGCTCCATTCAGCAAAGTCCACCCTGTAAGAGGGCGGCAAATGGCGTTTCCAGTAGTCGACGACAGCCTGCACTTCATCATCGCGCAAAAAGGGGCCGTGAAGTCGCTGCAGGCGTCCGCTGCTCGGTTTGAAAAGCATGTCTCCTTGGCCGAGCAGGTGTTCCGCGCCGACTTGATCCAAAATGGTGCGAGAATCATGCTTGGACGTGACCTGAAAAGAAATTCGGCAGGGGAAATTTGCCTTGATGAGGCCGGTGACAACATCTACACTCGGACGTTGTGTCGCCAAAATCATGTGTATGCCGGCGGCTCGGGCAAGCTGGGCAAGCCGCACTATGCTTGTTTCCACTTCACGGGCGGCTGTCAGCATCAAATCCGCCAGTTCATCTATAACAATAACGAGATAAGGCATTTTTTCCAGATCAGCGCAATCCGGGGGCAGCTCGTTTTTATAGAGTGAGAGTTTTTGGTTGAAAGCAGCTACATTACGTACGGAAAATCGTTCCAACGCCTTGTAGCGGCGGCCCATTTCATGAATAGCCCAGTCCAGCGCGTTTTTTGCCTCATTCATGTCGGTAACAACGGGATGCACAAGATGAGGCTCGTTTATATAGACAGCCATTTCAATGCGTTTGGGGTCTATCAGCAAGAATTGCATATCCTGTGGCTGCGTTCTGTAAAGCAGACTGATGAGAATGCTGTTCAGACAAACACTTTTACCCGCGCCTGTTGCCCCTGCCACCAGCAAATGAGGCATACGCGTCAGATCAGCTATATAAGGTCTGCCGGCGATATCCTTGCCAAGAATCATGGTCAGCGGGCCGCAGCCTTTGCGAAAATTTTCCGTGGCGGCCAGTTCGCGAAAATTGACGTTTTCACGGTTGTCGTTGGGTATTTCAATCCCAACAACGTCTGAACCGGGAATAGGCGCTTGAATGCGTATGGCCATGGCCTTGAGGACAAGGGCCAGATCATCGCTTAAATTGGCAATACGGCTTACTCGTATACCAGGAGCCGGGCGGACTTCATACATCGTTACCACGGGGCCCGGCGTTATGCGTACAAGTTCTCCCTGAATGTCAAAATCCTTGAGGCATGCAATCAAGGTGTTGCCCTTGCCCTCGCGATCCTCTTTCTGTACTGCTGAAGATATTTTGGAAAGAGGCGCGAGCAGGTCAAGCCCCGGAAGTGGCGGCGGATTTTTTTTTGAGGAAGGTCTGTGCAGCGGGCTGTTCTGTATAGGCGCGTCACCGTTATTTCGACGTGTCGTCGATTGCGCATTGTCGTCCTCAGCCAACACGTCAGGCGTTTCAGCGGCATCCCCGGCGCGCGCGTCTGCCGATGCTCCGGCATGGAAGCAACCAGTAGCGCAAGACGCG contains the following coding sequences:
- a CDS encoding sigma-70 family RNA polymerase sigma factor, with the translated sequence MKKNSKIDVETAVEIIPPSENVAVDADDMLDPSDVQSEDLLEPDVIVDASPALPAPSVSRLPTLAGERDSLYLYLREIGRFPMLTPEEEHAIALRVRDHNDPDAAFRLISSHLRLVVRIAMDFQRRWMQNVLDLVQEGNVGLMRAVNKFDPDKGIKFSYYASFWIKAYILKFIMDNWRMVKIGTTQVQRKLFYNLNRERQKLIAQGYNPDNAMLSTKLGVSEDQIVEMDQRLSSTDLSLNVPVGEDAGGATRMDFLPALGPGIEHSLASDEITDIVRSRLKAIIPELNKKELYILRNRLLTDEPVTLREIGERYSITRERVRQLEARLLEKIRRHLSQNINDFSDEWIQT
- a CDS encoding tetratricopeptide repeat protein gives rise to the protein MKHTTLAILCALPLATSAVFFSGCSGCTGNKSWENASPHDADTPAVARQTETGDGIPQGMTPLSVETELSPEAQSTYAYLIFAQAMNNEDENALDQARGMMRLTKLPIRSWLEGGVWLMSRNSSIILPFLQDALAVWPDDIALNLLNAEALINNGAPHQGVDLMRAYLGKHPDSFDASLKLALLLVKVKKFAEAENLLKTIPHKKRSPLVNYYQARTLIGMQRQGEAISYLQEAVKEQPDFVEALVELAFAYEQRQNLPEARKIYERLLKLNFSPQDVLLRLVNISLRLNQPERALRYINLGPNAKQFRLTVADMFMDSRHYLQAESLLKQIAAEGDQTGDVHIRLADMAYRQRRDLNMALSLLDNVPPASSSAGQAQLLRTQLLADAGQEKAALESTRKGQRDFADISVFWEIEIRLLARAKHIPEALDIARNAQKLWPDNMEFHLLLGSLLDETGDKKNAFDVIEKILETQPDNFHALNYVGYTLAEENRDLDRALKLLIRADELSPNQSYIVDSIAWALFKSGQAQEALVEIRRAVKLGEPPDPSIWEHYGDIAIYLNLKDEARKAYQNALDLKPANAESLLQRLSNL
- the rpiB gene encoding ribose 5-phosphate isomerase B, with amino-acid sequence MQRVHLAADHAGFALKMTLARHLTELGYEIIDHGTYSEESCDYPQFAHRLCNAVQSETETGVLLCGSGIGMSMAANRHAAIRAALCTTELHAKLARRHNNANVLCLGAKITGVELAFAIVAAFLENNFAGGRHARRVNQLAPDAGS
- a CDS encoding homocysteine S-methyltransferase family protein, giving the protein MTFRQAIASGRSLLFDGAMGTLLQTSGMPPGVTPEMFCLNNPNRLLSIHTEYLNAGVDVLTSCTFGGNAFKLPPETNVADVNKRMVEVAREAGHGCGRPFWVAGNVGPSGQFMKPLGSLDPQELIAAFALQVRGLATGGADVIFIETQFDLAEARAAVVATRQECDLPIIVSMTFDQGVNLTGSTPAVFAETMQNMSVDVVGVNCSSGPVQMRAVIEDLLAVCSCPVMAEPNAGLPELRGDVTIFPMGPQDFARETAFFAGLGVRLLGGCCGTSPEHLSALCDALRDMRCEKVQPPAYSGICLTSRSCLVRIGPDEPLVVIGERINPTGKKDLTRELQDSRFAAALQLADEQARAGARVLDVNVGASLADEASLLPELVKLLSVHLPLPLSLDSSNIEAIARALPWCPGSFLVNSVSGEPDCMERLGPLCRDFGSPFILLPLKGAALPVKAAERIRILEDMLLQAECLGIPKRLVMVDILALTVSSTSDGGRECLEVARWCRRQGLSTTIGLSNISFGLPARDLLNTTFLSLAFGAGLNSCIANPSMPRLREAVDALAVLCNHDKRAVAFIGRYTGWKHAGGCAIVANGTVEAAKSLGEAVLTGDRENVLDFLNAELESGADPFILVQKTLIPAITEVGVRYERREYFLPQLIRAAETMQVAFAYLKPRLEARRGVEAPPVVVMATVKGDIHDIGKNIVTLMLGNHGFDVIDAGKDLSAESIVSCAERHKARIVGLSALMTTTMIRMEDTIRLIKERGLPIKVMVGGAAVTQAFADVIGADAYSDDAVGAVREAKKLL
- the lolA gene encoding outer membrane lipoprotein chaperone LolA; this encodes MRVFPMLAAGFTFCVVLCLAIGVTRAADIIALMQQRYTDLNAFSADFEQTLTHKESGVVEKRNGSLLFQKPLLIRWQTAQPHEEILVVTSKEIWDYLPEEGLVYRYPPDMVKDSRTIIQVLTGQAALTKDFDVKQEGRDGALTRLRLYPREPAPQMVETMLWSDTTSGYIRRAVIIDFYGNTNDVRFTSFNPDAHFKSTDFSFTPPKGVEVADHIGKKARGRELFK
- a CDS encoding DNA translocase FtsK; translation: MTPEWRQKLSELFGLFLLFLALLLLLALFSFDADDPSLNHVVSDHAVRNKAGLCGAWLAGFLNDVFGVASLLCPVIFAALGAAYISPSYIMRWWRWCGLFLLTLCLLVTGAAWDFSAGGISGGGMVGNALHNNASRYLSPAGSTLLWLFVLLTGLQLALNISWFSLAARSLARLQKIPVDGCRNSNTTKTHDKRPLTEFFFLFSAIIAKWRDRLGNIRPAVETLPDVYDNTASDTDEPFPAPEDIPQDSDASCATGCFHAGASADARAGDAAETPDVLAEDDNAQSTTRRNNGDAPIQNSPLHRPSSKKNPPPLPGLDLLAPLSKISSAVQKEDREGKGNTLIACLKDFDIQGELVRITPGPVVTMYEVRPAPGIRVSRIANLSDDLALVLKAMAIRIQAPIPGSDVVGIEIPNDNRENVNFRELAATENFRKGCGPLTMILGKDIAGRPYIADLTRMPHLLVAGATGAGKSVCLNSILISLLYRTQPQDMQFLLIDPKRIEMAVYINEPHLVHPVVTDMNEAKNALDWAIHEMGRRYKALERFSVRNVAAFNQKLSLYKNELPPDCADLEKMPYLVIVIDELADLMLTAAREVETSIVRLAQLARAAGIHMILATQRPSVDVVTGLIKANFPCRISFQVTSKHDSRTILDQVGAEHLLGQGDMLFKPSSGRLQRLHGPFLRDDEVQAVVDYWKRHLPPSYRVDFAEWSAGAAAQGQNDRGDDASGDALYQEVQAFVSEQGRASISLVQRRFKIGFNRAARLVEQLEKDGIIGPADGSKPRPVVR
- a CDS encoding DUF3426 domain-containing protein; this translates as MEIQCPKCESRFNLPDGVAGAGVKLRCSVCKTVFVYAAPKPAMPEPAKNAKEMDKAAVPAKTSNLPFGRTLRFVLILALCLAGCAGGYYYWHKLSNAPKPQEQVPMLTLRNVRWYYVDNEKNGRIFVIEGKVVNEFPRPKALIAVEAAIYDKDKKPLSVKKQLAGTQLSLFQLQVLSDNEMESFLNNKVEIFSNNNNVPCGGEVPFMALFYSPPAGIAEVDVRIVDVQDVEQPEK
- a CDS encoding N-acetyltransferase, yielding MEHFITRKAHQDDVKAMHGLLLRCAQKGLLLPRALSYLYGHIRNFYVAESGNGELAACCALAPVWEDLGEICSLVVKDEHLRKGLGRRLVDACVSECRELHLKKIFALTYQETFFTRLGFSVVEKSVLPQKIWADCVNCPKYPDCDEIAVLLDVSASGGETRTLLPGLRE